From Dromaius novaehollandiae isolate bDroNov1 chromosome 15, bDroNov1.hap1, whole genome shotgun sequence, a single genomic window includes:
- the NMUR2 gene encoding neuromedin-U receptor 2, translating into MAWISNTSWFNHLALQEHFRRYLNSTEDYLAFLCGPKRSHLFLPMALVYTLIFVVGVVGNFLVCLVIIKHRNMKTPTNYYLFSLAVSDLLVLLFGMPLEVYEMWSNYPFLFGPIGCYFKTALFETVCFASILSVTTVSVERYVAILHPFRAKLESTRKRALRTIIVLWVLSVLFALPNTSTHGIMLQYFPNGTLVPGSATCTVVRPMWIYNCIVQFTSFLFYVLPMGVISVLYYLMGLRLKGDKSLEVEEMAVNVQRPSRKSVTKMLFVLVMVFAICWAPFHIDRLFFSFVVEWTEPLANIFNLIHVVSGVFFYLSSAVNPIIYNLLSQRFRMAFLSVISPRCKHWTPKHPASKIPTQQSIFMAEDHNLADSAEDTSLPGTYRTSVSSSQLSTGL; encoded by the exons ATGGCCTGGATCAGCAATACCTCCTGGTTTAATCACCTTGCTCTACAAGAACATTTTAGGAGATATTTAAACAGTACTGAGGATTACTTAGCCTTCCTGTGTGGGCCCAAACGGAGCCATCTGTTCTTGCCCATGGCTTTGGTGTACACTCTGATCTTTGTTGTTGGCGTGGTAGGAAACTTCCTAGTTTGCCTGGTAATCATCAAGCACCGGAACATGAAGACCCCTACCAACTACTACCTCTTCAGCCTCGCTGTCTCAGACTTGCTTGTGTTGCTTTTTGGGATGCCACTGGAAGTCTACGAGATGTGGAGCAACTATCCCTTTCTGTTTGGGCCCATAGGCTGCTATTTCAAGACGGCGCTCTTTGAGACGGTGTGCTTTGCCTCCATCCTCAGCGTGACCACGGTCAGCGTGGAGAGATACGTTGCCATCCTCCATCCTTTCCGTGCCAAGCTAGAGAGCACTCGTAAGCGTGCACTAAGGACCATCATTGTGCTCTGGGTCCTCTCTGTCCTCTTTGCCCTTCCCAACACAAGCACTCATGGCATCATGTTGCAGTATTTCCCAAATGGCACCCTGGTCCCTGGCTCTGCTACCTGCACTGTAGTCAGGCCCATGTGGATCTACAATTGTATTGTCCAGtttacttcttttctcttctacGTGCTGCCTATGGGGGTCATAAGTGTGCTGTACTATCTGATGGGGCTAAGA TTGAAAGGGGACAAATCTTTGGAAGTGGAGGAAATGGCTGTGAATGTTCAGAGACCATCCAGAAAATCAGTCACCAAAATGTTAT TTGTCCTCGTGATGGTTTTTGCTATTTGCTGGGCTCCGTTCCATATAGATCGACTCTTCTTCAGCTTTGTTGTGGAATGGACTGAGCCTCTGGCTAATATATTCAACTTAATCCATGTGGTATCAG GTGTTTTCTTCTACCTGAGCTCTGCTGTGAACCCCATCATTTACAATCTGTTGTCCCAGCGCTTCAGGATGGCTTTCCTCAGTGTGATCTCTCCTCGGTGCAAGCACTGGACCCCTAAACATCCCGCTAGCAAGATTCCCACCCAGCAGAGTATCTTCATGGCTGAGGACCACAATCTGGCAGACTCTGCTGAAGACACAAGCCTCCCTGGCACCTACAGGACCTCTGTCAGCAGTTCTCAGCTCTCCACTGGCCTGTGA